One Pseudonocardia abyssalis DNA segment encodes these proteins:
- a CDS encoding ABC transporter permease yields the protein MIGLWWRGLVTRRATRLVACAAGIAVAVALLASLGAFLTGAQASMTDRAARTVSVDWQVEVAPGADPAAVLDAVRADPGTAEALPVGYGRADGLTATTGTTTQTTGGAVVLGLPDLYRTAFPGELRTLAGADRGVLIAQQTAANLGVAPGDMVTVNLLGGPATTVRIDGVVELPAADSLFQKVGAPPGSQPTAPPDNALLLPQNQWQDLFAPLAGSRPDLVSTQVHALRSHALPADPASAYVSETGAARNLEAGAAGSALVGDNLGAALGAARSDAAYAQVLFLFLGVPGAVLAGLLTAAVTGAGAPRRRREQALLRTRGASARQVLALAVVEAATVGVAGAVAGLGIAALVGQLAFGSAAFGATPAAAALWVGAAAAFGLAVAAATVAFPAWRDQRGATVAAGRSTAERPRAPWWARYGLDVVLLTASGLVFWATSGTNYALVLAPEGVPTISVSYWAFAGPALLWVGLGLLGWRVADLVLGRGRRLVGTALRPLAGGLSQTVASTLARQRRPLGRSIVLLALALSFAASTATFNATYRQQAEVDALLTNGADVTVTESPGVTVGPDAGRSLAALPGVRGVEPVQHRFGYVGADLQDVYGVNPATITGATALQDAYFQGGTARQLMDTLAARPDSILVSAETVKDFQLQPGDLLNLRIKDGRTGQLTQVPFHYVGVVTEFPTAPKDSFFVANAAYLAQATGTDAVGAFLVDTGGVDTAGVADAIRAQLGPSATVTDIGNARSRIGSSLTSVDLAGLTTVELGFAVVLATASGGLVLALGLAERRRSFAISRALGANPAQLRGFVSGEAAVLAVGGLAIGAVGGWLLSEMLVTVLTGVFDPPPSTLAVPWAYLAGIVVLTVAALAAAAAAAARLAARPALDMVRRL from the coding sequence GTGATCGGGCTGTGGTGGCGGGGCCTGGTCACCCGCCGCGCCACCCGCCTGGTCGCCTGCGCCGCCGGGATCGCCGTGGCCGTCGCGCTGCTGGCGTCGCTCGGCGCGTTCCTCACCGGCGCGCAGGCCTCGATGACCGACCGCGCCGCGCGCACGGTGTCGGTAGACTGGCAGGTCGAGGTCGCGCCGGGCGCCGACCCGGCCGCCGTGCTCGACGCGGTGCGCGCCGACCCGGGCACCGCCGAAGCGCTGCCGGTCGGGTACGGGCGCGCGGACGGGCTGACCGCCACCACCGGCACCACCACCCAGACCACGGGCGGCGCGGTCGTGCTCGGGCTGCCCGACCTCTACCGGACCGCGTTCCCCGGTGAGCTGCGCACCCTGGCGGGCGCCGACCGCGGGGTGCTGATCGCGCAGCAGACCGCAGCCAACCTGGGTGTCGCCCCGGGAGACATGGTCACGGTGAACCTGCTCGGCGGCCCGGCCACGACCGTCCGGATCGACGGGGTGGTCGAGCTTCCAGCGGCCGACTCGCTGTTCCAGAAGGTCGGCGCCCCGCCGGGCAGCCAGCCCACCGCGCCGCCGGACAACGCGCTGCTGCTGCCGCAGAACCAGTGGCAGGACCTGTTCGCCCCGCTGGCCGGGTCACGACCGGATCTGGTGAGCACCCAGGTCCACGCCCTGCGCAGCCACGCCCTGCCCGCCGATCCGGCGAGCGCCTACGTATCCGAGACCGGGGCGGCGCGCAACCTGGAAGCCGGCGCCGCCGGGTCCGCGCTGGTCGGCGACAACCTCGGTGCCGCGCTCGGCGCCGCCCGCAGCGACGCCGCCTACGCCCAGGTGCTGTTCCTGTTCCTCGGCGTGCCCGGCGCCGTGCTGGCCGGACTGCTCACAGCGGCGGTCACCGGGGCGGGTGCCCCGCGCCGCCGCCGCGAGCAGGCCCTGCTGCGCACCCGCGGCGCGTCGGCCCGCCAGGTACTGGCGCTGGCCGTGGTCGAGGCGGCCACGGTCGGCGTCGCAGGCGCGGTCGCCGGGCTCGGGATCGCCGCACTGGTCGGGCAGCTCGCGTTCGGCTCCGCCGCGTTCGGGGCCACCCCGGCCGCCGCGGCGCTCTGGGTCGGCGCGGCGGCCGCGTTCGGGCTCGCTGTCGCCGCCGCCACCGTCGCGTTCCCGGCCTGGCGCGACCAGCGTGGCGCGACCGTCGCCGCCGGGCGCAGCACCGCCGAGCGTCCCCGGGCGCCCTGGTGGGCCCGATACGGCCTCGACGTCGTGCTGCTCACCGCCTCCGGGCTGGTCTTCTGGGCCACCAGCGGCACCAATTACGCGCTGGTGCTCGCCCCCGAGGGGGTGCCGACGATCTCGGTGTCCTACTGGGCCTTCGCTGGGCCCGCGCTGCTGTGGGTCGGCCTCGGGCTGCTCGGCTGGCGGGTGGCCGACCTGGTGCTGGGCCGCGGGCGGCGCCTCGTCGGCACCGCGCTGCGCCCGCTGGCCGGCGGGCTCTCGCAGACCGTCGCCTCCACCCTGGCCCGGCAACGCCGCCCGCTCGGGCGCTCGATCGTGCTCCTCGCGCTCGCGCTGTCGTTCGCGGCGTCGACGGCCACGTTCAACGCCACCTACCGCCAGCAGGCCGAGGTCGACGCCCTGCTCACCAACGGCGCCGACGTCACCGTCACCGAGTCACCGGGCGTGACCGTCGGCCCCGACGCCGGCCGGTCCCTCGCGGCGCTGCCCGGGGTCCGCGGTGTCGAACCGGTCCAGCACCGCTTCGGCTACGTCGGCGCCGACCTGCAGGACGTCTACGGCGTGAACCCGGCCACGATCACCGGGGCCACCGCGCTGCAGGACGCCTACTTCCAGGGCGGCACCGCCCGGCAGCTGATGGATACCCTGGCCGCGCGCCCGGACTCGATCCTGGTCAGCGCGGAGACGGTGAAGGACTTCCAGCTCCAGCCCGGTGACCTGCTCAACCTGCGGATCAAGGACGGCCGCACCGGGCAGCTCACCCAGGTTCCGTTCCACTACGTCGGGGTCGTCACCGAGTTCCCCACCGCGCCCAAGGACAGCTTCTTCGTCGCCAACGCCGCGTACCTCGCCCAGGCCACCGGAACCGACGCCGTCGGCGCGTTCCTCGTCGACACCGGTGGCGTGGACACCGCGGGCGTGGCCGACGCGATCCGGGCCCAGCTCGGCCCCTCGGCCACGGTGACCGACATCGGCAACGCCCGGAGTCGAATCGGGTCCAGCCTCACCTCGGTGGACCTGGCCGGCCTCACCACGGTGGAGCTCGGGTTCGCCGTCGTGCTGGCCACCGCGTCCGGCGGGCTGGTGCTCGCCCTCGGGCTGGCCGAGCGCCGCCGCTCGTTCGCCATCTCCCGGGCGCTCGGCGCGAACCCGGCCCAGCTGCGCGGGTTCGTCTCCGGTGAGGCCGCCGTGCTCGCCGTCGGGGGACTGGCGATCGGGGCGGTCGGCGGGTGGCTGCTCTCGGAGATGCTCGTGACGGTCCTGACCGGGGTGTTCGACCCGCCGCCGTCGACGCTGGCCGTCCCGTGGGCCTACCTCGCCGGCATCGTCGTCCTGACCGTCGCCGCGCTGGCGGCCGCGGCCGCCGCGGCCGCGCGGCTGGCCGCCCGCCCGGCCCTCGACATGGTGCGCCGCCTGTGA
- a CDS encoding DUF1003 domain-containing protein has product MTVVDAHTRTEHPVVTRMRDHRTADRQLRVADMITRFAGSMTFVYLHVVLFAVWMVFLEPSPWPTLTLVVSLEAIFLSTFVMIGQNRVAAFQQAKADHDFVEQETELRTNTELTREIHALTTELLRRA; this is encoded by the coding sequence ATGACCGTCGTCGATGCCCACACCCGCACCGAGCATCCCGTGGTGACCCGGATGCGCGATCACCGCACCGCGGACCGCCAGCTCCGGGTTGCGGACATGATCACGAGGTTCGCCGGGTCGATGACGTTCGTGTACCTGCACGTCGTCCTGTTCGCGGTGTGGATGGTGTTCCTGGAACCGAGCCCCTGGCCGACCCTCACGCTCGTCGTCTCGCTCGAGGCGATCTTCCTGTCGACGTTCGTCATGATCGGACAGAACCGGGTCGCGGCGTTCCAGCAGGCCAAGGCCGACCATGACTTCGTCGAGCAGGAGACCGAGCTGAGGACCAACACCGAGCTGACCCGGGAGATCCACGCCCTCACGACCGAGCTGCTGCGCCGCGCCTAG
- a CDS encoding DedA family protein: MDITTYVQGLTGPAVYAAIGGFAFAESAAFLGLLVPGETAMLLGGALAGLGQVSLPVMILAAITGAVLGDLAGYGVGWRFGPALRHSRMGRRVGDPAWTRAEDLVRRRGPLAVFLGRWVGMLRALVPAAAGVTRMPLGRFLTWNVLGGASWATTVLVLGYLAGSSWSTAQGWLGTWAVVTGTFTTLTVVAVVLRVRRRRTRGPDPLDVTGQPRLVTSGVVS, translated from the coding sequence GTGGACATCACCACGTACGTCCAGGGACTGACCGGTCCCGCCGTCTACGCCGCGATCGGCGGGTTCGCGTTCGCGGAATCGGCCGCGTTCCTCGGCCTGCTCGTTCCCGGCGAGACCGCGATGCTGCTGGGCGGAGCCCTCGCCGGCCTGGGCCAGGTGAGCCTCCCGGTCATGATCCTCGCGGCGATCACCGGTGCGGTGCTCGGCGACCTGGCGGGCTACGGCGTGGGGTGGCGCTTCGGTCCGGCCCTGCGCCACAGCAGGATGGGACGCCGGGTCGGCGACCCGGCATGGACCCGGGCCGAGGACCTCGTCCGACGACGGGGACCGCTGGCGGTCTTCCTCGGGCGGTGGGTCGGAATGCTGCGCGCACTGGTGCCCGCGGCCGCGGGGGTGACACGGATGCCGCTCGGGCGGTTCCTGACCTGGAACGTCCTCGGCGGCGCGAGCTGGGCGACGACCGTCCTGGTCCTGGGCTACCTCGCGGGCAGCTCCTGGAGCACCGCGCAGGGCTGGCTGGGGACCTGGGCGGTCGTGACGGGCACGTTCACCACGCTCACCGTGGTTGCCGTCGTGCTGCGGGTCCGGCGGCGCCGGACGCGCGGTCCGGACCCGCTCGACGTCACCGGTCAGCCGAGGCTCGTCACGTCGGGTGTCGTCTCGTGA
- a CDS encoding response regulator transcription factor encodes MNTRVQLVGSGGSAVTDLAGSLAATLHDRGFQVELCAGYPQARRWLDETCEGPAAVVVALDRPDRSSLALCRELRRVAPWLVIIAISSAVESRDVVAALEAGADDCVPRPFHPLEVAARLRAHLRRRTVDGGAPCRRPVPADRLDPAGGPGRPRTTDHR; translated from the coding sequence GTGAACACCCGGGTGCAGCTGGTCGGGAGCGGCGGGTCGGCCGTCACCGATCTGGCGGGTTCGCTGGCCGCGACGTTGCACGACAGGGGTTTCCAGGTCGAGCTCTGCGCCGGCTACCCGCAGGCACGCCGATGGCTCGACGAGACGTGCGAGGGCCCGGCCGCGGTGGTCGTGGCACTGGACCGGCCGGACCGCAGCAGCCTGGCCCTGTGCCGCGAGCTGCGCCGGGTGGCTCCGTGGCTGGTGATCATCGCGATCAGTTCCGCGGTAGAGAGCCGCGATGTCGTGGCGGCGCTGGAGGCCGGGGCCGACGACTGCGTGCCGCGCCCGTTCCACCCTCTGGAGGTGGCGGCCCGGCTGCGCGCACACCTGCGTCGCCGGACCGTGGACGGCGGGGCGCCGTGTCGCCGACCGGTCCCGGCTGACCGGCTCGACCCGGCGGGCGGACCCGGTCGACCCCGGACGACCGACCACCGGTAG